In Drosophila miranda strain MSH22 chromosome XR, D.miranda_PacBio2.1, whole genome shotgun sequence, the genomic window ATCGTGACATGCTGTTGGACTCCAGCGGTCGTTTGCATCTTTTACAACGAGCCAGGGCCTTATAGAACTGATAGATGGTGTACAGGAAAATAAGCTCCACAACTGAAAAGAGGGGAAGACACACAGAAATGATTAGAAATATCTGCCTAATAGCCATTCACGATGCTCACTCAATCCCGACATGAGAAACAGGCCATTCCTGACCAGGCCCGCTTGGAATGTGCTCTGGCTGAAAAAGGCGTACAGAAGCAGACACATTTCCAGCAAGATGCCGCCCTCGGAGAAGaggatccaggcacgtacgcatCTGGGATTGCGCTGTAATTAAACGAGGATGGAAATACGGAATACGATTATCATTATTGGGATCCCACCGATCGGTGGTCGTACTGTACCGCATAGATGCCAACGAGGAGCACAACAATCATTGAGACCCAGAAGATGCCAAATACTACTGCGAATATGGTAAGCCAACTTAGCTGTGAGAAGAGTTTCGGCTTAggatatgtatatgtatatttgtatATGCGGAGACATGCTTACATGCTCGAAGATCGTGTCGAGACAGAGCCCGGCAAATAGTGAGGCGCAGATGAGATCGAACATGGCTATGATATAGGCCCAAATCAATAGGGAATTCTCAGGCCTGAGCATAGTTGGAGAAAGCAGCAACAGAGAGAGCAGTTCGAACTTTTTGACAATCCATGGAAAGTAGGTTTGATTGCTCTGGCCGAGCATACCTTTGccctctgcaagggtatcaaaacggaaacggaaacagCAGCCAAGTCTCGGTCTTGCTCGGGGCTGGAACTGAGCTGACTTGGCTGCCGAGGTTGTCGCATCTATTTATGCAAGGAAAAAATGAGACATACTCCTATACATATacattatatgtatgtatgtaaatatatatatatatatatatatatatataatgccATGCTGATGAAATACGTGCGGCGgctacacacacgcacacacagccATTACTCTTTCTGAGTGTGAGAGAATCCCCGTTGACAAATATAATTTACTTTTTTCGCGCTCATTTGCAACTCGGTTTAAGGAAGTGGGGGCCACACGAGCAGCCCACCCCCCCAGAGCGCCCCAGGGTGCTACAAAAACCTTTTTAAACATTTCACTTCCAGTTTCAGTTTTTTGTCAACAGGCAGGCCGGAGCCGGAGAAACATAGAGTGTGAGATATATATAGATAGACaaacggagacggagacgaaAATAGAGATACTGGCACTATGGTGAATGCTTTGCATGCCTTTGGGCTGGCCATTGGCTGGATGGACATTCTGGGAGTCCTTGTCTTCGAACTGATGATCTTCTACTTCATGTGTAGTCGCGCGGCCCAAGAGGCCCCCAACGATGCCGAGGTGCCGCCAGATGAAGGCGTTGTTAAGCAACAAAGGAAGCCCCTGACAGGTAAGTAAATGGCAACCAAGCCCGTAAGTCATGCGCCATCTTTCTGCTCTTCCTGCTCCCACTAGGATTATTTGGCCCCAGATACTTGAAGGATTCAACAAAGACTTGGATattctgggcatatttgtttCTATTGAATGTTTGGATTGTGGTGACATTCCTTATGATAGCAGGCATTACATGGGTGAGTGCATTCTGGAATATCTTCAACTATCCCCCGTGTCGCTCCCTCCATTCACAGCAAAAGCCGGAGCTAATGATATgctggctgatttggtgcgTCGGTGGCATATTCCTGGATGTTTTCTTTGTGCTTTGGTGGTGCATCGAGCTGTGTGCGGGCGACGCCATTGAGGCCCTGACCAACATTATTATCTCTCTGCTGACCATGAGTAATTTGTGTGGATATTGAAGACTTGTTTGAGTTATTATCCAATTGTTTTCCACCTTCTAGTTATTGAGTTTGGGTTCATATTTGTGATTTTTACCATCTACACGAACTTGTCGAGCGCACCTAATGAGAATGTCAAGGATTCTGGTCTATTTTTGATCGTGAAAAATGCCATGGACCCCAGCCAGTGGATACGTATGTTATTTGCTTAGCGCACTTACAAATACCATCGCTCCACTGGGAAGGACTCCATTAGAAGGCCTGTACATTACTATTCCATCCAGAAATCAGCTATAGTCTTTTCCAATTGCGAAACTCTCTTtgaaatatacaaaaaattcATTCAATTTTAGAAACTCTTCTTTCCATAAGTCATGCGACATGGCAAACAACACACAAAGAACATTGTGTAGCTCTGCTGATCCCCTCCTCTCCActtccagctccagctccagctccagtacCAGTTCCATCTTCGTTTGTTGTGTTACTTTATTTCATCTTGCTCTTTCGACTGCTTTGTAGTTTTTAATGGCTTGCAACACGGAAATTGATTCATTTCCGCTTTTGTTTTGCGTTTCCGTTTGCGTTTGCGTCTGCGTCTGCCTGGACCAGAAGGCCGATGGCCGCTTAAAGCTCGGAGCTGCCAGCCTGCCAGCCAGCATGCCAGCCAGCCTGCCACATCTGAAAtcaaattgaaaatgtttagTCCTAATTCGGCATCTAATTCTATTTGTCAAGCTTGGAACAGACTGCGGGAATTGTCAACAGCATCAGCGGGAGGGAGCTGTCACTTGCAACACGAAGCCAAAGTGAAAAGCAAAATATTTCTTCTTTATTAAACATAGCTTGGAGTCGCTTTTTCTTTCGTTctcctgttttttttttttttttttgttcgccATCCTCCTCCAAGGAGCGACTGGCTGCTCAAATTTATTGTTTGCAAATTGAAATTCTTGTCGACACGCACGAGCAAATCCATTGGGAATGCACGGCACAGCAGCTCGTCAGCGTCAGCATCAGagtcagcttcagcttcagagTCCGCCCCAGTGTCAGCTTCAGAGTAGGAGTGAGCCTTGGCTATGGGGACGGCGGCTCTGGGATGATGGGATGGCTTTTGTGCTTGGGCAGCTCATCATGGCTCGCTTTTTAGTATTTATTAAAACTGTGCCATGAAATTTGTGTTCAAAAAATAAGCAAATATTTTATAGCTGCTGCGCTGTCAATACTTCAACTGGGAAAAGTCGAATATTGGAGATGCCTCGTAGAAGGGCAATCCAGTTGATACTCTGTCTAGGACTCTTCTCAGTCTCCTTCGTCGGTGTACGGTTACGGTTACCAACAGTCGAAGTGAGTCAGGTAAGTGAAGGTGAGGTAAGGTAAGGTAAGGAAAGGAAGGTAAGATTTCTTCTCAGTCTACACTGTAGAACACACACCAACATATTCTCACGACTGTCGGCGGAAATTTCCTGGTCATCGGGTCATCTGGTCATCTGTCTGCGTCTTGGCTGGCTTGGATACCTAAACCCTAACCGACTTAAACCCGTCCTGAAATCCACAGCACTGCAGGCGCCCGAGGATGAGCCGGGAAACGATACCAACACTGACTACACCTGCTGCGGTCACAATTACTGCAGCTTTCATGCCAAGGATATCCCACAGCCCTTGGCGAAGGACGTCTTCATGCTGATCATGATCTATGTACCGTGTCTTGTGATCGCAGTCGTCCTGGTAGTTTTCTTCTTGGATCCGCTCACTCGCTATGGCGAGGGCCGCAAGGGTTCTCATTCCAAGAATAGCACTGTCCTGAGAAATATGTTAGCCACATTTCGCCAGATGAAGCGGACCAATCAGCAGATGCTCATCCCTCTGACCGTTTTCATCGGGCTGGAGCAGGCCTGGATAGCGGCGGAGTACACGCAGGGATTTGTGGCCTGTGCCCTCGGCGTCAACATGATCGGCTATGTGATGATCACTTGGGGGGTTATGGACTCCTTAGCATGCGCCTTTTTTGGCATAGCGATGAAGTACATCGGCCGTTCAATGATTATATTTATAGGTGCATCCTTGAACGTCATCATAATGGGATTCAAGCTCCATTATCGGCCAGTGCCGGACCATCCCGTTGTCTTCTATGCTCTAGCCGGAGTCTGGGGCATCAGTGACGCCGCTTGGGTCACCCAGATCCAGGCCTTCTACGGACTCCTCTTTCGACGGCACAAGGAGGCCGCCTTCTCCAACTATCGCCTGTTCGAGTCGGTCGGATTTGTGCTCGGTTTCATCTACTCCAGCCTGCTGTGCATCCAGTCGAAACTCTACATCATGCTGCTTATACTCACACTGGGTCTGATCGGATTTCTGGCCGTTGAGGTGCTCTATCAGAATAAGGTGAGTGTTTTCCCAGCTGTGGTGGGTTTCGGCTGTGGGGGCCGCTCAATTGTGACAAGAGAGACTCCAAGCGAAGCGCAGCGCAGTGAAGTTCATTCTCCACGATATAATCGGATTGCAACGCCGCTGGACGGATTAGTGTGCTGCCGAGATGGGGACTCTGTACGTCTTCGCTTTCGTTTGTTTTCTGGTCTGGCTGGATGGAGGTAAGGTAGGTGACCGCTTTGTTCTTCAACTTCAAGCCCAAGCTGTGTGTTCTTTAGGCCTAGCGCAACGACGTGATGTTGAAGGCCCACCCATAAGCGTCTTTAGTGGATCAAAAAGATCTGACAAGCAGCCTGGATCTATAACTGTAACTGGAAGAAATGGAAGGCCAGGTGCATCTGTTCCATCCCGTTGTCCTTGCTGTGGTGTCCTTGGAGGGAGCAAATATGGCGGACAAGGAGGT contains:
- the LOC108150894 gene encoding uncharacterized protein LOC108150894, which produces MLRPENSLLIWAYIIAMFDLICASLFAGLCLDTIFEHLSWLTIFAVVFGIFWVSMIVVLLVGIYARNPRCVRAWILFSEGGILLEMCLLLYAFFSQSTFQAGLVRNGLFLMSGLIVELIFLYTIYQFYKALARCKRCKRPLESNSMSR
- the LOC108150809 gene encoding uncharacterized protein LOC108150809 isoform X1 — its product is MVNALHAFGLAIGWMDILGVLVFELMIFYFMCSRAAQEAPNDAEVPPDEGVVKQQRKPLTGLFGPRYLKDSTKTWIFWAYLFLLNVWIVVTFLMIAGITWVSAFWNIFNYPPCRSLHSQQKPELMICWLIWCVGGIFLDVFFVLWWCIELCAGDAIEALTNIIISLLTMIIEFGFIFVIFTIYTNLSSAPNENVKDSGLFLIVKNAMDPSQWIRMLFA
- the LOC108153776 gene encoding UNC93-like protein — translated: MLIMIYVPCLVIAVVLVVFFLDPLTRYGEGRKGSHSKNSTVLRNMLATFRQMKRTNQQMLIPLTVFIGLEQAWIAAEYTQGFVACALGVNMIGYVMITWGVMDSLACAFFGIAMKYIGRSMIIFIGASLNVIIMGFKLHYRPVPDHPVVFYALAGVWGISDAAWVTQIQAFYGLLFRRHKEAAFSNYRLFESVGFVLGFIYSSLLCIQSKLYIMLLILTLGLIGFLAVEVLYQNKVSVFPAVVGFGCGGRSIVTRETPSEAQRSEVHSPRYNRIATPLDGLVCCRDGDSVRLRFRLFSGLAGWRPSATT
- the LOC108150809 gene encoding uncharacterized protein LOC108150809 isoform X2; protein product: MVNALHAFGLAIGWMDILGVLVFELMIFYFMCSRAAQEAPNDAEVPPDEGVVKQQRKPLTGLFGPRYLKDSTKTWIFWAYLFLLNVWIVVTFLMIAGITWQKPELMICWLIWCVGGIFLDVFFVLWWCIELCAGDAIEALTNIIISLLTMIIEFGFIFVIFTIYTNLSSAPNENVKDSGLFLIVKNAMDPSQWIRMLFA